The genomic stretch AGGCTCTGCAATCGACTCCCTGTGTGGCTCTATGAGAGTCACTTTAGGAAATTTTCAGGTTCTTATTGGAAATAAGGAGCCCCCACTGTGCCGGATACTGCCCAGGTCCCGACCGAGCCTGGAGCTGCCCACTGTGCCGGatactgcacacacacagagtgagaggcggcccctgccctgaagagctgccCTAATAGAGAAAGGCAGGATTATTCTccgtattttacagatgggagctgAGGTCCAGGGGCATCTCCAGGGCTACCCAGggagtctgcagcagagcagggaactgaaccaagaagtcctcagccccagcccagtgtaTTTACCACAAGTCCCAGCTCCCCCTTGTAACGCTGCCAATTCTCTACCTGCGTGCATGTGTGTTCTAGGCGTGTCTGTGGGCTCGAGGTCGCTGTGTAGCTAAGTGTATGGTCCCAGGCAGAGGATCCCTCATGGGGCTTCCCCAGTGGGGCAGGCCTGCACCAAGATGCACTCACCTGCCAGGATAGCCAGCATCAGGACAACGGTGAAAAGCTTCATGCTGGGAGCCTCTCTGACACCCTGGTGCGATGGAGGAAAGAGGCTTAGAGCAGAGGGGGAGCAGACTGGAATGGGGGTCCTTACGGCCCTGCCACCAGCACCTCCTGTCATGCTTTAATCCTCGCACTGTCCCTTGTGTCACCAGGTCATGAGCTTTTTCTGCCATCCTAGTCCAGTACTGGGGACAATTGCGAGGAACCCCTGGCGGCAAaccctgggctctggcaggagggagaACAGTCAGTCCCAGGGGGCTGGTGGGCAGTTCATAATTGAACAGAAAGCTGTGCAGCCTTGATTAGAATCATTGGGGGGTTAATTGATCGTAGCTGGGTTTAGACACGGGAGGGGGGGGGTCTTTCAAAAGTGTTGCTTTAAAATCTTTCCAGGGGCCTTCTCCCACCCAACAGCTCCTTGTAAATCTGGGGTTACAAGGACCCCCGAGGGAACCAAACCCCCTGCCTGGGGGTGAAAGCAGCTCTCTCTCTGCTGGGGCTTGCCTTGGTCACCGGGCACTACTGTGTTTTGACATATGGGGGATATGTTAAAATCAAaaccatttacacctgtgcaaagggcAAAATGCTGCGACCTGGGATGGCAGCATTCTGCCCTGATGCAAACAACAGTGCGTGGTGAACTGGGCACTCAGATGCCAGGATGCCCACAAACACAGCCCctgtttaggcaccaaaataagtgtcTGGCTTTTCAGAAGGGCCCATAACATGCCAGGGGCTGAGCCGTTTGGGATCCGCAGCCCCTTGTATTGCCAGTGCTGAAGAACAGGGTGGCTCTGCCcggacagcctgagccccagcttGAGGTTGGAGGGACCCACCCCACCACCAGGAGCTGTTCTCCGCACAAACCAACAGCATTTATATCCTGCCTGAGTCCAGCAGCAACTCCATGAGACCTGCACCAAGCAGACAAGCTGTTTAGCCCCTCTCCAAGCTGTGGCTGGCCTTACCTTGCTCTGCCGGCTGACAGGTCTCTGTCTCCTCCAGTAGGCCCTCCTGCCACACTGCTCCTGGTATTTATAAGCCAGGGACAGGCAATAACCACAGAGAATTCCCTCTTATCTCCTCTCAAGGCCTGGCCAGCCACAGTGACACCATCCCTCCTGGCACAGGGCTACAGGGGCAGTGAGTCAGAGTAGAGCGCTAAGGCGTGGGGCATGTTGGGGCATACCTTTGCTAGGTTTGTAATCCAGGGCGACATCCTTGGCGCCATGTCCTGCCCCCAGACTGAGCCTAGCCTGCCTGTGGGAGTAcagcagctgcccccagccaattcatcctgggccagattctctgctggtgtaaactggcccCGCTCTACTGAGGTCAAATGTCCATCCAGAGAGAATGGGAATGACATATCTTAAAGTACCATCATGCTTAAACCCACTGGTCCTCACTCCCAGCGCAGAGCCAGgctgagaacccaggagtcctggctcccaacctccCCGCAGTAACCACTACATTCCATCAGCTGGTTTCAGGGTTGTATGCAGGGGGAAGAATCTATCACACAGTGGGGGCAGACTCTGAGCCTTTCCCATTGGCTTGTCATGCCCtaatatccccccctccccatgccagctcaccacccctcccctccctcactccacccccaccccaccgggGGACCTTATCACAAAGTGTCCTTTGGTTCCCTCCGGGCCCATCCACATCACCCTCCAACGTGGCACTGAAACAGCCTGGCCTGGCCAGAGTCCACCAGGCCCAGCTCAGCCAGCTCACAGGAGGGGCCAGCGCAATGCCAAGGCTACGGCTCTATGGCAGCATCGAGGCACCAAGGAGCAGGGATGGCTGATCCCGTTTCCCCTCTTCCTGGCCTGTGTCACAGTCTGGCCATGCACAGCATGTGGGCTAAGGCCCCACCCATTTCACTCGATCGCAGACAGGTTGGAGTCCCCCAAATTCAGTGCCCTGGTATaagtctcctccttccccccccccatcagccctGGCCACCCCTCTCCTGCTGCAGCACTGGCACTGGCTTATCACAAACTGTCTGACCCAGTGCTGAGTCTCACTCAGGGCCCAGCCGTCCTCAATAAGGGCTCAGCACATTCCACGCCCACCTGGAGCAGGGCTACAGGGCTTTACCCGCCAGTAACCTCCCCTCAGGTCATGGGGAGTCACAGCTGGGCTATGTTCTCTCAGTTCAGTGGGTCAAagtgctggcagcagggaggagcaatGCCGACCTGTGATGCGACTGGCTCTGGGGGAGCTGAGCCGAGCCAGCAGTACAAGGAGAGAAACAGacatggggagggggcgggctgCACAGCTGTCCTGTGCCCCTCTCACTTCCCTTTCCCGGCTCTGCCAAGAGGAGCGAGGCTGGCTGGTTACACAACCGGCGACAGGATGTGGTTACTGGCCAATGCGTGGGGTGactgctctcctgtcagcatgtTTCTGCGCCCCTCGCAGAGGTACTCCCACTTGCTGCCTCCTTGGCATTCCTGTCTGTGCCAGACAGCCCAGCTGCAATTTGTACCAAAGCAGCTCAGCTTGGCATGGTACCAGGGCCAGCGGTGCTAAGGCCAGTTGTGCTTTGCCTGCTGCTGTGAGGGGCTTGGGCTGAGGCCAGGACCCTTGGCTGTAATTGAAgcaaacagggttcaaaaaagaactagataaactcatggagaacaggtccatcaatggctattagcgaggatgggcaggggtgctgtccccagcctctgtttgccaggagctggaaaTGGGTGGTGGAATGATCACTTGGCGATtcccggttctgttcattccctctggggcacgtggtattggccactgttggcagacaggacactgggctagatggacctttgctctgacccggTCTGGCTGCTCTTAGGACTGATGAaccagagcggggggggggatggggggagaaaatGGAAAAGTGTCTTCTCATAGTTtcactgtggaactcattgccagaggatgtgatGGAGGCCAAAAGTTTGGCATGCTCCCCAGATGGATGGACTGGCCAGAGTTAGGCTAGTGCCTTCATTTAGGCAGGAATATAAATCTGCCTGATTCCAGGGTCAAGCCGATTTCTAGCAGGGTCAGGATGACACCTGCACTGGGGGCTGAGTATCCCACATAGTGCTTGCAGGGCTCTCACCCTTCTCTGGTACTGGTGGCTCTTGTGGCCACACTAGCTGGGTCCTGGCTTCACTTCTCCAatacttggagtctttaaaatgGTGAGGGGGTGCCAGTCACTGAGCTGGCTGCAAGAGCAGCTGCagggtaagaagaaaaggagtatttgtggcaccttagagactaacaaatttatttgagcgtaagctttcgtgagctacagctcacttcatcggatgcatgcaatggaaaatacagtggggagattcatatacatagagaacatgaaacaatgggtgttaccatacacgctgtaacaagagtgatcaggtaaggtaagctattaccaacaggagagttgggtgtgtgtgtggggggggggggaaccttttgtagtgataataaagatgggccatttccagcagttgacaagaacatgtgaggaatagGATAGGGAGgaataaacttggggaaatagttttactttgtgtaatgacacatccactcccagtccttgctggcacatgatggcatatatctcattggtagatgtgcaggtgaatgagcctctgatagtgtggctgatgtgattaggccctaccatcatagggcctaatcacatcagccacacaatcagagggtcgttcacctgcacatctaccaatgtgatatatgccacatgtgccagcaatgcccctctgccatgtacattggtcaggctggacagtctctatgtaaatgaataaatggacacaaatcagacgccaagaattataacgttcaaaaaccagtcggagaacacttcagtctctccggtcacacaattacagacctgagagtggctatccttcgactccaacgagagactgctgaattggaattaatttgcaaactggatacaattagcttaggcttgaataaagacagggaatggatgcgtcattacacaaagtaaaactagttccccatgtttattccgccctaccccgttcctcacacgttcttgtcaactgctggaaatagcccaccttgattatctctacaaaaggttcccccccacacacacacacccccaactctcctgttggtaatagcttaccttacctgatcactcttgttacagcgtgtatggtaacacccattgtttcatgttctctatgtatatgaatctcccctctgttttttccaccaaatgcatccgatgaagtgagctgtagctcacgaaagcttatgctcaaataaatttgttagtctctaaggtgccacaaatactacttttctttttgcagatacagactaacatggctgctactctgaaacctgcagggtGGGAGTTCTGCAGCCTGGGTTAGACAGTCCTTTCTGGCCACGACAGCTGGGAATCCCCAAATTTTGCCATGCAAAAGGCCGGATTTTAGGTGGGCAACACCCAACGTGCTGAGAGAGCCCTTTGAAAAGTCTGGCCAGGCCTCAGGCCCTGTGGGACAGCCCAGTAAAAAGTCATAATGCCCATTCAATCTAGTCCTGCTGCAGAAGTCCTGCCTCGTGCGACTTGTCGTCACTGCAGGGCCCAGCAGGGTTGTGTAGCTCCCGGGCTGCTCTGTACCCCGAGCCTGACTGCTCCCTGACAGCAGGGGTCCTTCCAAAACTGGTGAGTGGTCAGACACTGGCACTTGCTGGAGAGTGTGTGGAGGGGCTCTTGGGGTGACCACCAATCAGGCCTGACATTGGTCAGGGCCATCCGCTCACACACCATGCCTCCGCTTCCATGCCCCTCTGCACTCagttctggggtggggacaggccaCAGCCTCACCTTGTGACAGGAAGGGGAACTGGAAGCCAGTGTGGGGAGATGCAATTGGAGCACCAGGGCAGGTCTTGGGAATGATTGTACACCAAAGCTCTGGTCCTTGTGCTGCCACTTACCTGGCTGCCGAGACCTACTGGCAGGATGTGCCAGGACTTGGGAGAGGGGGCCTGGAAGTTcaaggcagcagcactgccttcctCACCATTCTGATGGCAAAACATCTCTACACGGTTCCAGGAGCACCACTCCTTGTACAAttctggagggagaagggggtgaATCTCTGCTGCATGCAGTGACCTGTCCCTAATCTCTGTGCTAAGGTGGTACCATTCCTGTGGCAGGAGGACTGCAGCACTCCTATCATTCGCTCCAACAGCTGGGCGGGGGAGTCTAAACACCTCATGCCAGGAAAAGGggttttgattaaataaattttaaaaaattccttgtaataaaatcctgctcctgAGCCCACTGTGCAGggaccccaggctgcaggggccCTGGTGTCCATGTGGTTCAATCCCCCATCACCAGACTCCCCCTTATCCTCTGCACCCCTCCATCCCTAGCACTATCTGATTGCCTGCACCACCCATCCAACCCATCaggctccttcccttcccttctcaggGACAATGTCTGGTCAATGCAGAACTGTGCTAGGAGATGGTGAGAAAGCCCCATGCTATGGAGCAGCCTGTCCTCGGGTACAGACATGGCTGATAGAAACCCAGGGCTCAATCCCAAATGGCAGCACGTGACCCTTGCTGGAGGGTGGCTCTTACCTGCCCCAACGGAGCCAAGGATCAGCGCTTTTTGCTCACTAGCAACAGGTGAATAGCTCGCCCTGCCAATAACACCTCTCAGCCCCACCACTGGGGTGCACGGTCCCATCACACGAACCCTCTGCTCGCCACATTCCTGTGCACCAGCCCTATTGCCACACAGCCAGGCACATTGACCCGCCAGCATGAGAACCCCTGCATAACCCAGGCAGGGTACTTCCCGCCCAGCAACGTCAGCACCTGGCCAACCCCACCTGGCTCACACTGACACACTCCTCCCATCTGGATTCAGGAGAACCCCCCCCAACCCGGGTGAGTCCGTGCAAGGGTGAATTCCTCTCACCGTGAGAGGTTTGCACCTTGCTCTAGCCtttctcccccagctccaggccCTCGCCCTGCCAGCAAGCCTACACAGCCCTCTGCTGGCCAAACCTCTGGCCTCACCTCGATTCTTCTAGCCCAGCCTTCTCCTGCAGAACTCCACAGCCCCTAGCTGGGGGCCGCTGGCCTACCTCTTAGCTTGTTCGGGCGGCTCTTCGCCAACCCCTCACTGCTTCAGTCCCACCCTATGGGCAGCGTGAGCGCCAGAATTGGACATGGTGGCCAGTATCAGTCCCATTGACACGCTGCCCCATGCCTGTGTTCACGATTAGCCAGGGTATGTGCACTCCAAGACAGGTTTCCACAAGGATCCCTGCCGTGGGGCACTGGGGCCAGAAATGCCAGCCTTCAGGCCTCCAAAAAGGACACTGGAGCTGGTCCCCACCCCTTGAGCTTCCTCTCCTACCACCACCCCCTCAGATCTcaatctcccctcctcccccttcacacTCCCTGActaggttccccccaacccaggcTCTCTTTATCATCCCCTGCCCgacccccacttccccctccgCTCTACTCATTGACAGAtccactccctgctcctcctcagaTCCTTTTCTCAAGGGGTTTTGGGGGCTCATACtcagcaaccccacctccaccgccCATGGGAGGGAGAGGTCTCCAGCAGTGCTTCACCGCCCCCTTCGTGAGACAGAAGCAGTTGAGGACGGTGCCCAGTGCTGGGGGGTTTATTCAGACAGGACATTTCCAacatcatggggggggggaaggtgtttTGAGGGTCTCTGTAAAAGATCCTTCAGTTCCCATAACTTATAAACATGATTTACACACAGAGTCTCTAACGGCGGGGCGGAGGAACCCCGAATCCACCActcttcctggagctgctggggggACCCCCCAATCTGCTGCTCTTCCAGGTGCTGCTGGGACCCCCCCAAACCGTTGCTCCTCCTAGTGCTGCTTGGGATCCCCCAATCCGCTGCTCCTCCTAGTGCTGCTCTGGGGCTGACAGGACCTCTCCCTCAAAGCGCTGGTCTTCCTCACAGTGCTGCTGGGTGGGGATGGGATGCAGGCAGGGCCCCCCAAACTGCTACTCCTCCTACTGGGGcggggctgtgtgtgtgcacagacagacccccaatccGTGGTGGGTGCAGAGAGCACTCAATAGGTCCTTGTGGTTCTTTGGATCAGTGtaggctgggaggggaagggccGGAGAGGCCTGAACAGGGGAGGTAGGGTGCAGCAGCTAGAGAAGTTGTGGCCCCATCACCCCAGGGGTAGAGTCTGACCCACAGCTCTCTGGGGTGTGAGGTAAGAGGCTGCAAAGCCACTGGTACCCCAGTGATCCAATGGCACAAAGGGAGGGGGTGTAAttggtgcagagagagagagaaagagagagagagaatctcccCACAGCTGCACAGAGATGTGGGGGGTTTGGTGAGGGATCCAGCCCCTCCTGGCAGATAGCTGCAGGGTCAGTGCACCCCCACCAGCTGGGACAATCCATTTCTGAGGGGATCCACCAAGCCCCGATCCCCCCTCAGTGCATCAGGCCAAgtgaccccacccccaggacGGAGCCAATCCCTCTCCCATTGCTCCAGAAGGAGAGTTCCTGATGTCACAGCGCTCCCTGGTGAGGAAGGATGTCAGCACAGGGTATCAGGCTGAAGAGGACATTTTACACCCTTGGTGGGGGGTTATCCTATCGCTGGGTTCCAACTCATTCTCCCTACCTGGTGCCCCAGGACAGCCCCCAGCCCCAAATCCAAGCCATGGGAATACAGGGGACACTAGGTCCCCTCCCCGAAGCAGGGAGGATcacgcctcccctccccccaggggctgctaGGATATGGtggccaggggaggcagggagcaggccaGGCACCTCCTGAGGGCCCAGCAGCCACTGACCCTGCACCAGTCAGCTCTCCATTTTATAGCAGCCCCTGGGGACAGAGCGTCGAACCTTGTGTTTGGGGCTGAGCAGACCCCAGTGACCCATCCCGAGGGGCAGACGAGGTGACTGGAACCCAAACGTGACAGCGCTAGAGCCGCCATGCTAAGGGGCTCTCCCTGGGGATCAGACCCCTGGGCTCTGTCAGGACCTACCCCATGGCACCTGCAGTGGCCCTCTGGGGAGGTGCCTGCTTGGGGCAGTAAAGGGGCTGGAGCCCCGTACTCCAGGGCTTAACTGGGCAGCACCAGCATGGATGGGTGGGGCAAAGGGTCCCAGGGCAGCTCAAACCGCATGGCAGACTTGGCTGGGGGACACTGTaattggagtgggggagggctgatggaagaggaggaaaggcCTCTAGCCAATGGTGAGGCCGAAGCCGCACTGGAACTTGTTCTTGCGGTGGTTCAGGAAGGCCCCCATGGTCAGCGTCAGGGGCAGCGGCAGCAGCTTCTTCTCCAACACCGCGCCCACGATCCAATTACTGTCCACAGAGCCTGCAGCAGATAGCAGGGTTAGTGGcattgggaggggctggggcgcGGGGCACACAGGGGAAGGGCGGCTTGGGGCTACCGTACCTTTGAAGAGCAGGTTGGCCTTGGGCAGGTCAAGCTGATAGCCAAAGGAGACGCTAGTGTCCTGCATGCGCGTGCTGGCCTCGAACTCCACGCCCACCTGCAGCTGAGGGGAGCGGGGTTAGTCTGGTGAGCAGAGCTGCCAATCACCTGGTAGGATCCCAGCTCCCCAGCTTCCACCCCTGCCAATATGATCCCACCCTCCCAAACACTATCCCCGACCACCCACTCACAACATAATCCCAGGCCTCACCACCCAAACCCAGCCCCCAGCCTTCCCCAATGGGATGGCAGCCTCCAGGTTTGCAGGCAATTGGGAGCATCATAACAGTTCCTGGGGCACgacaccccccccactccctcgcCTCTCCAGGCTCTCAGCTGTGCACCCCAGCACATCTCCTATACATAGCTCGCCACTCACGTCACCTGcccctaccccttgctcccagtctgGAGCCAAAGCCCTTGCCCTCCTGtcagtgggggagcctgaagggAACGTGGGCCTCTGAGTGCCACATACCTGGTCATTGGCTTTATGGTAGTAGGTTGCATGGGCCCCGGCTTGCCCCACCGTCAAGGTCCCAATCCAGTTAGGTGCTGTCAGGAGAAGGGAAGAGTGGGTGAGTGTCCGAGTAGGGCCCCCACCAAAGCCCTAAGCtagggaagagaacccaggagtcaaCTCCCAGCCCCCCTACTCTAACCCATtaaaccccactcccctgctgCAGCTAGGCATATAACCCAGAAGACCTGGCTGCTGTCTGTGTCCTGCCCCAGTTCCCTGAGTACCTGTATATTTCCCAGCCAGCGACATGACCGTGCCCTCCTCTCCTGGCCGGCGGTGATAGACCAGCTCGCCGCCCAGCGCCAGGCAGGGTGTGATGCTCTGCAGGTAATGGGCTACCAGGATCCCTGCGAAGAGAGACTGGTCAGCTGGGGCTGGGTCCAGGGGGTTATGAGGGGCAGGGTTCAGACTAGTGGTGATGGTAGGCAGGGGCCAGGTTGGGGAAGTGGAGGTGGCAGGGGCTGGGAATGGAGAAGGGGAGACAGGGGTCAAGCTGGTGGGGGACTTCAGAGACAGGGTGGAATTTCAGGGCAGGAGCTTCAGAGGTGGGAACGGGGCTTTCACCTGAGCCCACCAGGATGTCGGGGTTTCCCAGCGTCACAGCTGCCGTGAAATCCTCCCCCCGATACTCTCCATCCACCTGCCAGTTCACGAACTTGGACTGCTGCGTCTGGAATGAGAGTGTGGGGACATGGCAAGACTGGGGCGACCCCCAGGAGGCACACATTCCCCAGAggcagatttaccatgaaacaaacagtGCAGTAGCATgggg from Dermochelys coriacea isolate rDerCor1 chromosome 24, rDerCor1.pri.v4, whole genome shotgun sequence encodes the following:
- the TOMM40 gene encoding mitochondrial import receptor subunit TOM40 homolog, with amino-acid sequence MGNVLAASSPTPSPAVPSPGSGLVSVPPGFTMPPVSGLGPTAQERLEEKGDRLPNPGTFEECHRKCKELFPVQMEGVKLTVNKGLSNHFQVNHSVALSTVGDSNYHFGVTYVGTKQLSPTEAFPVLVGDMDNSGSLNAQIIHQLSTRLRSKVAFQTQQSKFVNWQVDGEYRGEDFTAAVTLGNPDILVGSGILVAHYLQSITPCLALGGELVYHRRPGEEGTVMSLAGKYTAPNWIGTLTVGQAGAHATYYHKANDQLQVGVEFEASTRMQDTSVSFGYQLDLPKANLLFKGSVDSNWIVGAVLEKKLLPLPLTLTMGAFLNHRKNKFQCGFGLTIG